CATTGATTACATATAGAAGCGTAAAAAGGCTAACGCTTATTGACTCAATAAGAAAAAATTTAAACACGGATATAAAATACAAAAAAGTATTAATTAAGACAAATTTCTTATATAGAATTCTACCATTTTCAAAATACATTTCACTTAGAAACATCTTTAGAAATAAAAAAAGTTTCTATATGATAATTCTATCTATGTGCTTGGGGAGCACTATATTCATAGTATCAAATTTTTACGCGGAGCTTACAGCAGCTCAAATAAATAAAGAGGCCGAAACATCAAAGATAAATACCGATTATAAAATAGAAATAATACCCGGTACAAATTTATCAGTGGGTATTCCTCTTGAAGACATCCAAGAAATAAAAAACTTAGAAGGTGTAGAAGAAGTTAAAACAATACAGCCGATATACGGGAGAATGAAACTGAAAAAAGAAAATATAGCTGAGCCTTTATATTTTGAACAGATAAATGACTCTCCTTATTTTAAAGAAGTACTTAATGGCCTGCTTGTTAAAGAACCAAATAGTGACGAGTACATATTGAAAAATGATATTTATGGATATGATGATAAGCTTCTTAAAGAGATGAAAAAATATGTAAAAGAAGGGCAGATAGACATAGAAAAAATGAAAAAGGAAAAAATTGCTATCATTGCCATACCTCATCCGATGAACACTAAACATTTAAGTCCTGATGTAGTAAATTTAAAAGTTGGAGACAAGATAACGGAAAGTTTTAGAAAAGATGGGGATACAGGAGAAGAATTTTTTAGAATGGAAGATACAAATGCACAATTTAAAGAGGAAGAATTTACTGTAGGAGCAATAGTAGAAAAATTAATAGATTCTTCCGATTATTATGCAGGCAATAATAGTGTTCAAGTTGTCATATCTAACGATATTTTACAGAAAATAAGCGGATTTAAAAATTACAGACTCATTGATATAAATGTAAAACCAGGTTATAACAGTGAAAAATTGTACAATCAGATTTTAAAAATTGCTAAAAGAACACAAGGAGCGACAGTTTTAAATCTAAGCAATGAAAAGCAGAAGATAAAGGCATTTGCGACAAATCAGCTTATATTTATAAATACCATAGTAATAGTACTATTTGCCATAAGCTTCTTAAATATAATCAATAATGTAAGTTACAGCTTAATATCGAGAGTAAATGAGTTTGGCATGATAAGAGCCGTTGGCATTACAAACAAAG
Above is a window of Calorimonas adulescens DNA encoding:
- a CDS encoding ABC transporter permease; amino-acid sequence: MIKGRFPVKDDEIAIEEWVLKNMGVNPEPGTKINFNLYGKKTNKTYILTGILQDRPRLKSSGQMEAILNLNENDSYKNAQVYVKFDENTDINKDIQNIAKDLKIDNKYVRKNNMLLESLGSSKKIDPTFLLISLVAGVVSLIVILGIFNIAILQRLSEYGIMRAVGAGSLQILMLLFYELLTLLLISIPIGIVGGLAGAKFLSSIAGNLFTECKVDIKNIVLSPRVFLMSIIINLISIIIVTLITYRSVKRLTLIDSIRKNLNTDIKYKKVLIKTNFLYRILPFSKYISLRNIFRNKKSFYMIILSMCLGSTIFIVSNFYAELTAAQINKEAETSKINTDYKIEIIPGTNLSVGIPLEDIQEIKNLEGVEEVKTIQPIYGRMKLKKENIAEPLYFEQINDSPYFKEVLNGLLVKEPNSDEYILKNDIYGYDDKLLKEMKKYVKEGQIDIEKMKKEKIAIIAIPHPMNTKHLSPDVVNLKVGDKITESFRKDGDTGEEFFRMEDTNAQFKEEEFTVGAIVEKLIDSSDYYAGNNSVQVVISNDILQKISGFKNYRLIDINVKPGYNSEKLYNQILKIAKRTQGATVLNLSNEKQKIKAFATNQLIFINTIVIVLFAISFLNIINNVSYSLISRVNEFGMIRAVGITNKEFRKMITFEGMTYGIFSSILSVIFGLTGQVILFKYLGPNLITPKFTIAWKIYLFIIIVNILLGFSATFIVSKRVKRMSIVESISTIN